Proteins from a single region of Gordonia hongkongensis:
- the pstB gene encoding phosphate ABC transporter ATP-binding protein PstB: MAKRLDIKDLNIYYGDFHAVKDVTLEVPPRCITAFIGPSGCGKSTVLRTLNRMHEVTPGAYAKGSVLLDGEDIYGKTVDPVSVRATIGMVFQRPNPFPTMSIRDNVVAGLRLQGVRNRSQLDDVAEKSLRGANLWEEVKDRLDKPGGGLSGGQQQRLCIARAIAVSPDVLLMDEPCSALDPISTLAIEDLMGELKKEYTIVIVTHNMQQAARVSDQTAFFNLEAVGQPGQLVEINDTETMFSNPTKKETEDYISGRFG, translated from the coding sequence ATGGCAAAGCGCCTCGACATCAAAGACCTGAACATCTATTACGGCGACTTCCACGCGGTCAAGGACGTCACCCTCGAGGTGCCGCCGCGCTGCATCACCGCGTTCATCGGCCCGTCGGGCTGCGGTAAGTCGACCGTGCTCCGAACCCTCAACCGCATGCACGAGGTCACCCCGGGTGCCTACGCCAAGGGCAGCGTGCTGCTCGACGGCGAGGACATCTACGGCAAGACCGTGGACCCGGTGAGCGTGCGCGCGACCATCGGCATGGTGTTCCAGCGGCCGAACCCGTTCCCGACGATGTCGATCCGCGACAACGTCGTCGCCGGCCTGCGTCTGCAGGGTGTGCGGAACCGATCACAGCTCGACGACGTCGCCGAGAAGAGCCTGCGCGGCGCCAACCTCTGGGAAGAGGTCAAGGATCGCCTGGACAAGCCGGGCGGCGGACTGTCGGGTGGTCAGCAGCAGCGTCTGTGCATCGCCCGCGCCATCGCGGTCTCTCCCGACGTCCTGCTCATGGACGAGCCGTGTTCGGCGCTCGACCCGATCTCGACGCTGGCCATCGAGGACCTGATGGGTGAACTCAAGAAGGAGTACACCATCGTCATCGTGACCCACAACATGCAGCAGGCCGCCCGCGTCAGCGATCAGACCGCGTTCTTCAACCTCGAGGCGGTCGGCCAGCCGGGACAGCTCGTCGAGATCAACGACACCGAGACGATGTTCTCGAACCCGACGAAGAAGGAGACCGAGGACTACATCTCGGGCCGCTTCGGCTGA
- the pstA gene encoding phosphate ABC transporter permease PstA — MSVTTTTSAADPVKKPSGFTPMSGRRRFTDGTVRVAVMAALLLALVPLLWLVFTLVSRGIETIIDIDWWTQAERRGGAANAIVGTLMQTALAAVISIPLGIFVAIYLVEYATKKSLLARVTTFMVDILSGVPSIVAALFVYAVWRTTLGLPRSGFVVAIALVLLMVPLVVRATEEMLKIVPQDLREASYALGIPKWKTIVKIVLPTALSGIVTGVMLAIARVMGESAPVLILVGATRAMNWNPFDGNQQSLPLMMVQQYNNGPGAFDQVWGAALTLVILVAIVYFGAKAVSKIFAPKTS; from the coding sequence ATGTCTGTGACCACGACTACTTCCGCGGCCGATCCGGTCAAGAAGCCCTCCGGCTTCACCCCGATGTCCGGGCGCCGACGTTTCACCGACGGGACCGTCCGTGTCGCCGTCATGGCCGCCCTGCTGCTGGCGCTGGTTCCCCTGCTCTGGTTGGTCTTCACGCTGGTGTCGCGGGGTATCGAGACGATCATCGACATCGACTGGTGGACCCAGGCCGAGCGACGCGGCGGCGCCGCCAACGCGATCGTCGGCACGCTGATGCAGACCGCCCTCGCGGCGGTCATCTCCATCCCGCTCGGCATCTTCGTCGCCATCTATCTGGTGGAGTACGCGACGAAGAAATCGCTGCTCGCGCGTGTCACCACGTTCATGGTCGACATCCTCTCGGGTGTGCCCTCGATCGTCGCCGCGCTGTTCGTCTACGCGGTGTGGCGCACCACCCTCGGATTGCCCCGCTCGGGATTCGTGGTCGCGATCGCGCTGGTGCTGCTGATGGTCCCGCTCGTGGTGCGCGCCACCGAAGAGATGCTGAAGATCGTCCCGCAGGACCTGCGCGAGGCGTCGTACGCCCTGGGTATCCCGAAGTGGAAGACGATCGTGAAGATCGTCCTGCCGACGGCTCTGTCGGGCATCGTCACCGGCGTCATGCTGGCCATCGCCCGGGTCATGGGCGAATCGGCGCCGGTCCTCATCCTCGTCGGTGCCACCCGCGCGATGAACTGGAATCCCTTCGACGGCAACCAGCAGTCGCTGCCGCTGATGATGGTGCAGCAGTACAACAACGGACCGGGCGCCTTCGATCAGGTATGGGGCGCGGCGCTGACATTGGTGATCCTCGTTGCCATCGTCTACTTCGGCGCCAAGGCGGTGTCGAAGATCTTCGCCCCCAAGACTTCCTGA
- the phoU gene encoding phosphate signaling complex protein PhoU, giving the protein MRTAYQEQLEALTSVLGEMCELAGTAMARATQALLQADLAIAEEVIGDTDRMSRLTARAEEQSFALLALQAPVAGDLRGVVSGFQIVADADRMGALALHVAKVARRRHPAKALPEEVNGYFAEMGRLAVTLAKNAHEVLVTSDPQAALRLQEDDDAMDDLHRHLFTVLMDREWKHGVAAAVDVTLLGRYYERFADHAVLIGRRVVFTATGKTPEQFQSVG; this is encoded by the coding sequence ATGCGTACCGCCTATCAAGAGCAACTCGAGGCGCTGACCTCGGTATTGGGTGAGATGTGCGAGCTCGCCGGCACCGCGATGGCGCGCGCCACGCAGGCACTGCTGCAGGCCGATCTCGCCATCGCCGAAGAGGTCATCGGGGACACCGACCGGATGAGCCGGCTGACGGCTCGCGCGGAGGAACAGTCCTTCGCGCTCCTCGCCTTGCAGGCCCCGGTCGCCGGTGACCTGCGTGGAGTCGTGAGTGGGTTCCAGATCGTCGCCGACGCCGATCGGATGGGCGCTCTCGCGCTGCACGTCGCCAAGGTCGCCCGCCGTCGGCATCCCGCCAAGGCGCTGCCGGAGGAGGTCAACGGCTATTTCGCCGAGATGGGCCGCCTGGCCGTCACCCTGGCCAAGAACGCACATGAGGTCCTCGTGACCAGCGACCCGCAGGCCGCCCTTCGTCTCCAGGAAGACGACGACGCCATGGACGACCTCCACCGCCACCTGTTCACCGTCCTGATGGACCGCGAATGGAAGCACGGCGTCGCCGCCGCGGTGGACGTGACCCTGCTCGGCCGCTACTACGAGCGGTTCGCCGACCACGCCGTACTCATCGGGCGCCGCGTGGTGTTCACCGCGACGGGCAAGACCCCGGAGCAGTTCCAGAGCGTGGGGTGA
- the pstC gene encoding phosphate ABC transporter permease subunit PstC codes for MTSLSKEGGAIPPDTGEFQAPGSSPDQPGSSLHAAAHHRVADRVFRTLAVGSGFVVSIVIALIALFLLAQAIPSLAQNEENFFTYTGQWITSGDQLAFGIPQLFYATVVVSVIALLIAMPVALGISIFLTEYAPKRFVGPITYTVDLLAAVPSIVYGLWGILVLGPALVPVNEWLVGNLGFLPFFQEPTQIANMSTGGTLLTAGIVLAVMILPIITAVTREVFMQTPKGHREAALALGATKFEVVKVAVLPFGFSGYISGSMLGLGRALGETMALLLIISTAGPMNFNLMESGETFATKIANNAAEFDSPAKTGAYISAGLTLFVLTFIVNAAARAVVAGKK; via the coding sequence ATGACCTCGCTGAGCAAAGAGGGTGGCGCGATCCCGCCGGACACCGGCGAATTCCAGGCCCCCGGGTCATCGCCCGACCAACCCGGATCCTCGCTCCACGCGGCCGCGCATCACCGCGTCGCCGACCGGGTGTTCCGCACCCTGGCCGTCGGCTCGGGATTCGTGGTCTCGATCGTCATCGCGCTGATCGCACTCTTCCTTCTCGCACAGGCGATTCCGTCGCTGGCGCAGAACGAGGAGAACTTCTTCACCTACACCGGGCAGTGGATCACCAGCGGAGATCAGCTCGCCTTCGGTATCCCCCAGCTGTTCTACGCAACGGTCGTGGTGTCGGTCATCGCGCTGCTGATCGCCATGCCGGTGGCGCTGGGTATCTCGATCTTCCTCACCGAGTACGCGCCGAAGCGCTTCGTCGGCCCGATCACCTACACCGTCGACCTCCTCGCGGCGGTGCCGTCCATCGTCTACGGCCTCTGGGGCATTCTCGTGCTCGGCCCGGCGCTGGTGCCGGTGAACGAGTGGCTGGTCGGCAATCTCGGCTTCCTGCCGTTCTTCCAGGAGCCCACCCAGATCGCGAACATGAGCACCGGCGGCACGCTGCTGACCGCAGGCATCGTGCTGGCGGTCATGATCCTGCCGATCATCACCGCGGTCACGCGCGAGGTCTTCATGCAGACCCCCAAGGGGCATCGTGAAGCCGCGCTCGCCCTGGGCGCCACCAAGTTCGAGGTCGTCAAGGTCGCCGTGCTGCCCTTCGGGTTCTCCGGCTACATCTCCGGTTCTATGCTCGGTCTGGGTCGCGCGCTCGGCGAGACGATGGCGCTGCTGCTCATCATCTCGACCGCCGGTCCCATGAACTTCAACCTCATGGAGAGCGGCGAGACCTTCGCGACCAAGATCGCCAACAACGCGGCCGAATTCGACTCGCCCGCCAAGACCGGTGCCTACATCTCGGCCGGCCTGACCCTGTTCGTCCTGACCTTCATCGTCAACGCCGCCGCCCGCGCGGTCGTCGCCGGAAAGAAGTGA
- a CDS encoding LCP family protein yields the protein MSRRTPGPDDPEVGDADRSRRGRRAGRSRDDFEPVSGPHAPGPTDPGSPPPAHPSLREPRSADRFVRGRTRLTVRQLMEQMNAEESSPSEPPAGSGRSGARRATPPRPESRTGEPPSSTRGRSRRPGPPFGGSAAPPSAPGGRVPAAPQPAPDDRPTTVHRFDNDVTQKIPTVGDAAPDLSDRATEKRVIEESRAQEPVAGGPAGPPAPQPPLERTPDLTEPLALRSAPRRHPGRDEDRQGAMLRKTAATGRILVAIACVLALVGTGFVWGYLQSWNGNWRNVTAVDPDDQNIRNKDAQYGDETYLIVGTDTRGGQNSKVGAGTTADAEGARSDTVILVNIPANRSRVVAVSFPRDLQVDQPACNAWDNETGEYGAEMPAQSGVKLNSVYFYGGPQCLVRVITAMSGLNINHFIGMDFYGFEKVVRAIGGVEVCSTVPLYDYEIGQILRKPGKQKLTGRRALNYVRARNISTEGNGDYGRIKRQQLFMSSLLRSSLSGNVLSNPNKLNGIVNTFIEYSYVDGVDTQSLINLAESMQGIEAGRVSFLTIPTSGTSTDGANNEIPRTDDIDAIFDAIIDDLPLPGEQARKKPPSSSKAPTSPGAPSTDSNAGAPGPVTATAQNPGNVGVRVLNGTGQTGLATEVSEQLTPYGFDVRGVADASENRDDTVVRYGPGQRDAAATLAEMFPNASIQLDRTVKSGVELIVGADFTGSLESVPASGATLTADQLAPAENTGNLPNDLAITNAGDTTCT from the coding sequence TTGAGTCGTAGGACACCGGGCCCGGACGACCCCGAGGTGGGCGACGCCGATCGCTCGCGTCGTGGTCGCCGCGCCGGACGCTCCCGCGACGACTTCGAGCCCGTCTCCGGTCCGCACGCACCCGGCCCCACCGACCCGGGCTCCCCTCCCCCGGCGCACCCCAGCCTCCGCGAGCCACGCTCGGCAGATCGCTTCGTCCGGGGACGCACTCGCCTGACGGTCCGCCAGCTTATGGAGCAGATGAACGCGGAGGAGTCGTCGCCGTCGGAGCCGCCCGCCGGCTCCGGCCGGTCCGGCGCCCGCCGCGCGACGCCGCCGCGCCCGGAGTCGCGGACGGGCGAGCCCCCGTCGTCGACCCGCGGGCGGTCCCGACGCCCCGGGCCACCGTTCGGCGGAAGTGCCGCGCCACCGTCGGCCCCGGGCGGGCGGGTCCCCGCCGCTCCGCAGCCGGCGCCCGACGACCGCCCGACCACCGTCCATCGTTTCGACAACGACGTCACCCAGAAGATCCCCACCGTCGGCGACGCCGCGCCCGACCTGTCCGATCGCGCGACCGAGAAGCGGGTGATCGAGGAATCCCGCGCCCAGGAGCCGGTCGCCGGCGGCCCGGCCGGACCGCCGGCCCCGCAGCCTCCGCTGGAACGCACACCCGACCTCACCGAACCCCTCGCCCTCCGTTCGGCGCCTCGTCGCCACCCCGGGCGTGACGAGGACCGGCAGGGCGCGATGCTCCGCAAGACGGCCGCGACCGGACGGATACTGGTCGCCATCGCGTGCGTGCTCGCACTCGTCGGCACCGGCTTCGTCTGGGGTTACCTCCAGTCGTGGAACGGCAACTGGCGCAACGTCACCGCCGTCGACCCCGACGACCAGAACATCCGGAACAAGGATGCCCAGTACGGCGACGAGACCTACCTCATCGTCGGCACGGACACTCGCGGTGGCCAGAACTCCAAGGTCGGCGCCGGCACCACCGCCGACGCCGAGGGCGCCCGTTCGGACACCGTCATCCTGGTGAACATCCCGGCCAACCGCAGTCGCGTCGTCGCGGTGTCGTTCCCGCGCGACCTGCAGGTGGATCAGCCGGCGTGCAACGCGTGGGACAACGAGACCGGTGAGTACGGCGCCGAGATGCCGGCCCAGTCCGGCGTCAAGCTCAACAGCGTCTACTTCTACGGCGGTCCGCAGTGTCTCGTTCGCGTGATCACCGCGATGAGCGGGCTCAACATCAACCACTTCATCGGGATGGACTTCTACGGCTTCGAGAAGGTCGTCCGCGCGATCGGCGGCGTCGAGGTCTGCTCGACGGTCCCGCTCTACGACTACGAGATCGGCCAGATCCTGCGTAAGCCGGGCAAGCAGAAGCTGACCGGCCGGCGCGCACTGAATTACGTTCGTGCCCGCAACATCAGCACGGAGGGCAACGGCGACTACGGCCGGATCAAACGCCAGCAGCTCTTCATGTCGTCGCTGTTGCGGTCGAGCCTGTCGGGCAATGTGCTGTCGAACCCCAACAAACTCAACGGGATCGTCAACACGTTCATCGAATACAGCTACGTCGACGGCGTCGACACCCAGTCGCTGATCAACCTGGCCGAGTCGATGCAGGGCATCGAGGCCGGCCGCGTCTCGTTCCTGACGATCCCGACGTCGGGTACCTCCACCGACGGCGCCAACAACGAGATCCCGCGCACCGACGACATCGACGCGATCTTCGACGCCATCATCGACGACCTGCCGCTCCCCGGCGAGCAGGCGCGCAAGAAGCCGCCGTCGTCGTCGAAGGCGCCGACGAGTCCCGGCGCACCGAGCACCGACTCGAACGCCGGCGCTCCCGGGCCCGTGACCGCGACCGCGCAGAACCCTGGCAATGTCGGCGTCCGGGTTCTCAACGGCACCGGCCAGACGGGCCTCGCCACCGAGGTGTCCGAGCAGCTCACGCCGTACGGATTCGACGTGCGGGGTGTCGCCGATGCGTCGGAGAACCGGGACGACACCGTCGTGCGGTACGGGCCGGGACAGCGCGACGCCGCCGCGACGCTGGCCGAGATGTTCCCGAACGCGAGCATCCAGCTCGACCGCACGGTCAAGTCGGGTGTCGAGCTCATCGTCGGTGCGGATTTCACCGGCTCTCTCGAGTCGGTACCGGCCTCCGGGGCGACCCTGACGGCGGACCAGCTCGCACCCGCGGAGAACACCGGCAATCTGCCCAACGACCTGGCCATCACGAACGCGGGCGACACCACCTGTACGTGA